A window of the Ammospiza nelsoni isolate bAmmNel1 chromosome 29, bAmmNel1.pri, whole genome shotgun sequence genome harbors these coding sequences:
- the AGFG2 gene encoding LOW QUALITY PROTEIN: arf-GAP domain and FG repeat-containing protein 2 (The sequence of the model RefSeq protein was modified relative to this genomic sequence to represent the inferred CDS: deleted 2 bases in 1 codon): protein MAAGSAGTGPGAGPGGGPGARRGSASRDAEAEVWCRRVRELVSAVPANRLCFECGQRGVTYVDISVGSFVCTGCSGALRGLNPPHRSKSISMTTFSEAEVLFLQAHGNEACRRVWLGTFDPRTSLLPDSRDPQKVKEFLQEKYEKKRWYVPPEQVKEQVKEQVKPYQSTSAEPGPPSSSTGTQGRCHRWDRAPPWGAEVGTAPPDPAVLPSLAQLPEKPAPTSWLTSGGTPSPAQPLPPPSLPSPALPPARSAFLLLMPLEPVLSTHVWGAVPPFHIPPQHHRLHQPLHGSCGPQTLHEPLRDQRAWCCFHLAPVPGGFPSPFQADGLPSSGFSVAKASTNPFVVSTGGLRGGPGPLSLPLTPPVPPQTVPGPRWHRSGSGTGPPTPSCDHSCSWGPRRARPLRRDQVLFLFREIYRDLNIYSVKTAPIPRPACVAAPRPPLTAVPSVKMAVKGEASPRGFALIKEGAPIAPYPPSAKMAAQAHPLKGRPWQPALNKDGAKGNYRDTGGDRGRTGINEGTAGGWGGELTEAPGGYGRPQPLLRGSGPARLLPHLLGKGGISRRSFGDGGGRGEHKGRHSTACR from the exons ATGGCGGCGGGCAGCGCCGGCaccgggccgggagcggggcccggcggAGGCCCCGGGGCCCGCAGGGGCAGCGCGAGCCGGGACGCGGAGGCCGAGGTTTGGTGCCGGCGAGTGCGGGAGCTGGTGAGCGCGGTTCCCGCCAACCGGCTCTGCTTCGAATGCGGCCAGCGCGGCGTCACCTACGTGGACATCAGCGTGGGCAGCTTCGTGTGCACCGGCTGCTCGGGGGCGCT GCGGGGACTGAACCCCCCGCACCGT TCTAAGTCCATCTCCATGACCACGTTCAGCGAGGCCGAggtgctgttcctgcaggcGCACGGCAATGAG GCCTGCAGGAGGGTCTGGCTTGGGACCTTCGACCCCCGGACATCGCTGCTCCCCGACTCCCGTGACCCCCAGAAGGTGAAGGAGTTCCTGCAGGAGAAATACGAGAAGAAGCGATG GTACGTGCCACCAGAACAAGTGAAAGAACAAGTGAAAGAACAAGTGAAGCCCTACCAAAGCAcctcagcagagcctgggccccccagctcctccacGGGGACACAGGGACGCTGCCACAGGTGGGACCGGGCCCCTCCTTGGGGTGCTGAGGTGGGAACAGCCCCCCCTGACCCTGCGGTGCTCCCCAGCCTCGCCCAGCTGCCCGAAAAGCCAGCACCGACCTCCTGGCTGACATCGGGGGGGACCCCTtcgccagcccagcccctgcccccgCCTTCGCTGCCTTCCCCG GCCCTGCCCCCAGCCCGGTCTGCCTTCCTGCTTTTGATGCCTTTGGAACCAGTCCTGAGCACCCATGTTTGGGGGGCTGTGCCCCCCTTCCACATTCCCCCCCAGCACCACAG GCTACACCAACCCCTTCACGGCTCCTGTGGCCCCCAGACCCTCCACGAACCCCTTCGAGATCAACGGGCCTG GTGCTGCTTTCACCTTGCCCCTGTTCCTGGGGGcttccccagccccttccaggcCGATG GTTTGCCTTCCTCTGGGTTCAGCGTTGCCAAAGCTTCCACCAACCCCTTCGTGGTGAGCACCGGGGGGTTGCGGGGGGGTCCGGGCCCCCTTTCCCTGCCGCTGacaccccctgtgcccccccagACCGTCCCCGGCCCCCGGTGGCACCGTTCGGGATCCGGCACCGGGCCACCAACCCCTTCCTGTgaccacagctgctcctgggggccCCGCAGGGCACGGCCCCTCCGCCGGGaccaggttttatttttgttccgAGAGATTTATCGCGATCTTAATATATATTCGGTAAAAACGGCTCCGATCCCCCGTCCCGCCTGCGTTGCCGCGCCGAGACCTCCCCTCACGGCTGTGCCTTCGGTAAAGATGGCGGTCAAGGGTGAAGCCTCCCCTCGCGGCTTTGCCCTTATTAAAGAGGGTGCCCCTATAGCTCCCTATCCGCCCTCAGCCAAGATGGCGGCCCAGGCCCACCCCCTGAAGGGGCGGCCATGGCAGCCTGCCCTCAACAAAGATGGCGCCAAGGGAAATTACCGGGACACCGGGGGTGACAGGGGGAGAACGGGCATTAACGAAGGCACCGcaggggggtggggaggggaatTAACGGAGGCACCGGGGGGGTACGGacgcccccagcccctcctgcggGGCTcgggcccggctcggctcctCCCGCACCTGCTGGGGAAGGGCGGAATTAGCAGGCGGAGCTTTGGGGacgggggggggaggggggaacaCAAGGGGcggcacagcacagcttg CCGGTGA
- the PCOLCE gene encoding procollagen C-endopeptidase enhancer 1 isoform X1, producing the protein MSRLGPPLPLLLLGALGALSPPRAAGQEPPPSPPPSPRPNATRPVFPVFPCGGDHRGESGFIASEGFPRHYPPGSNCTWTITVPEGQVATLSFRVFDLEPDPRCRFDALSVFGGHGPAAPLLGRFCGTFRPGALRAPQNRLRLTMESDGATAGRGFLAWFSAGSPPSHGPPQGRRRSGVFNKPQFFGESWHYFDEHQFCGGRLEKPQGSLSTPNWPEENYPPGISCSWHIVAPPGKVVELRFGKFDVEPDPHCRYDYVAVFEGGARDDARRLGRFCGEETPGPIVSSSPELLVQFVSDLSVTADGFSASYTLRDPAGASETPETPAPKPRGGPKAKAPPGPKAEPVPTAAPCPQRCRRAGTLQSNFCSSDFVLTGTVKSVSRGPAQEPGWAVLSVLGVYKAAAALGLPQPAKGSSLRVQMPCRLCPALKKGSSYVLMGRLGTDGAALLPPDAFVVPYRPQQQQVLGNLSKRPCRGSP; encoded by the exons ATGAGCCGCCTGgggccgccgctgccgctgctgctgctcggggCGCTGGGGGCGCTGAGCCCACCCCGGGCCGCGGGGCAGGAGCCgcccccgagccccccgcccAGCCCCCGGCCCAACGCCACCAG GCCGGTGTTCCCGGTGTTCCCGTGCGGGGGGGACCATCGCGGCGAGTCGGGGTTCATCGCCAGCGAGGGCTTCCCCCGGCACTACCCCCCCGGCAGCAACTGCACCTGGACCATCACG gtgcccGAGGGCCAGGTGGCCACGCTCTCGTTCCGCGTGTTCGACCTGGAGCCGGACCCGCGGTGCCGTTTCGACGCCCTGTCGGTGTTCGGGGGCCACGGCCCCGCGGCGCCGCTCCTGGGGCGCTTCTGCGGCACCTTCCGGCCCGGGGCGCTGCGGGCGCCCCAGAACCGGCTGCGCCTGACCATGGAGAGCGACGGCGCCACGGCCGGACGGGGCTTCCTGGCCTGGTTCAGCGCCGGCAGCCCCCCGAGCCACG GGCCCCCCCAGGGACGGCGGCGCTCGGGGGTCTTTAATAAACCCCAATTTTTCGGGGAGTCCTGGCACTATTTTGACG AGCATCAGTTTTGTGGCGGGAGGCTGGAGaagccccagggcagcctgagCACCCCGAACTGGCCCGAGGAGAATTATCCACCCGGgatcagctgctcctggcacatcGTGGCGCCCCCCGGCAAG GTGGTGGAGCTGCGGTTCGGGAAGTTCGACGTGGAGCCCGACCCGCATTGCCGCTACGATTACGTGGCCGTGTTCGAGGGGGGGGCGCGGGACGACGCGCGGCGCCTCGGCCGCTTCTGCGGGGAGGAGACCCCCGG cCCCATCGTGTCCAGCTCCCCGGAGCTGCTGGTGCAGTTCGTGTCCGACCTGAGCGTCACCGCCGACGGCTTCTCGGCCTCCTACACCCTGCGGGACCCCGCGGGGGCCAGCGAGACCCCTGAGACCCCCGCCCCAAAGCCCCGCGGGGGCCCCAAGGCCAAGGCGCCCCCCGGCCCCAAGGCCGAGCCCGTCCCCACGGCCGCCCCCTGCCCTCAGCGCTGCCGCCGCGCCGGGACCCTGCAGAGCAACTTCTGCAGCAGCGACTTCG TGCTGACCGGGACGGTGAAGTCGGTGTCGCGGGGCCCTGCGCAGGAGCCGGGCTGGGCCGTGCTGTCCGTGCTCGGCGTGTAcaaggcggcggcggcgctggggctgcctcaGCCCGCCAAGGGCTCCTCGCTGCGGGTGCAGATGCCCTGCCGCCTCTGCCCCGCGCTCAAGAAAG GCTCCAGCTACGTCCTGATGGGGCGGCTGGGCACGGACGgggcggcgctgctgccgcccgACGCCTTCGTGGTGCCCTACcgcccgcagcagcagcaggtgctgggcaACCTCAGCAAGAGGCCGTGTCGGGGGAGCCCCTGA
- the PCOLCE gene encoding procollagen C-endopeptidase enhancer 1 isoform X2: MSRLGPPLPLLLLGALGALSPPRAAGQEPPPSPPPSPRPNATRPVFPVFPCGGDHRGESGFIASEGFPRHYPPGSNCTWTITVPEGQVATLSFRVFDLEPDPRCRFDALSVFGGHGPAAPLLGRFCGTFRPGALRAPQNRLRLTMESDGATAGRGFLAWFSAGSPPSHEHQFCGGRLEKPQGSLSTPNWPEENYPPGISCSWHIVAPPGKVVELRFGKFDVEPDPHCRYDYVAVFEGGARDDARRLGRFCGEETPGPIVSSSPELLVQFVSDLSVTADGFSASYTLRDPAGASETPETPAPKPRGGPKAKAPPGPKAEPVPTAAPCPQRCRRAGTLQSNFCSSDFVLTGTVKSVSRGPAQEPGWAVLSVLGVYKAAAALGLPQPAKGSSLRVQMPCRLCPALKKGSSYVLMGRLGTDGAALLPPDAFVVPYRPQQQQVLGNLSKRPCRGSP, translated from the exons ATGAGCCGCCTGgggccgccgctgccgctgctgctgctcggggCGCTGGGGGCGCTGAGCCCACCCCGGGCCGCGGGGCAGGAGCCgcccccgagccccccgcccAGCCCCCGGCCCAACGCCACCAG GCCGGTGTTCCCGGTGTTCCCGTGCGGGGGGGACCATCGCGGCGAGTCGGGGTTCATCGCCAGCGAGGGCTTCCCCCGGCACTACCCCCCCGGCAGCAACTGCACCTGGACCATCACG gtgcccGAGGGCCAGGTGGCCACGCTCTCGTTCCGCGTGTTCGACCTGGAGCCGGACCCGCGGTGCCGTTTCGACGCCCTGTCGGTGTTCGGGGGCCACGGCCCCGCGGCGCCGCTCCTGGGGCGCTTCTGCGGCACCTTCCGGCCCGGGGCGCTGCGGGCGCCCCAGAACCGGCTGCGCCTGACCATGGAGAGCGACGGCGCCACGGCCGGACGGGGCTTCCTGGCCTGGTTCAGCGCCGGCAGCCCCCCGAGCCACG AGCATCAGTTTTGTGGCGGGAGGCTGGAGaagccccagggcagcctgagCACCCCGAACTGGCCCGAGGAGAATTATCCACCCGGgatcagctgctcctggcacatcGTGGCGCCCCCCGGCAAG GTGGTGGAGCTGCGGTTCGGGAAGTTCGACGTGGAGCCCGACCCGCATTGCCGCTACGATTACGTGGCCGTGTTCGAGGGGGGGGCGCGGGACGACGCGCGGCGCCTCGGCCGCTTCTGCGGGGAGGAGACCCCCGG cCCCATCGTGTCCAGCTCCCCGGAGCTGCTGGTGCAGTTCGTGTCCGACCTGAGCGTCACCGCCGACGGCTTCTCGGCCTCCTACACCCTGCGGGACCCCGCGGGGGCCAGCGAGACCCCTGAGACCCCCGCCCCAAAGCCCCGCGGGGGCCCCAAGGCCAAGGCGCCCCCCGGCCCCAAGGCCGAGCCCGTCCCCACGGCCGCCCCCTGCCCTCAGCGCTGCCGCCGCGCCGGGACCCTGCAGAGCAACTTCTGCAGCAGCGACTTCG TGCTGACCGGGACGGTGAAGTCGGTGTCGCGGGGCCCTGCGCAGGAGCCGGGCTGGGCCGTGCTGTCCGTGCTCGGCGTGTAcaaggcggcggcggcgctggggctgcctcaGCCCGCCAAGGGCTCCTCGCTGCGGGTGCAGATGCCCTGCCGCCTCTGCCCCGCGCTCAAGAAAG GCTCCAGCTACGTCCTGATGGGGCGGCTGGGCACGGACGgggcggcgctgctgccgcccgACGCCTTCGTGGTGCCCTACcgcccgcagcagcagcaggtgctgggcaACCTCAGCAAGAGGCCGTGTCGGGGGAGCCCCTGA
- the KIF1C gene encoding kinesin-like protein KIF1C — protein sequence MAGASVKVAVRVRPFSARESSRQAKCVIQMRGNTTCITNPKLPKDGTKHFTFDYSYWSHTSEEDPNFASQRRVYQDIGEEMLAHAFEGYNVCILAYGQTGAGKSYTMMGRQEPGQRGIIPQLCEDLFARMAREGSPELSFSVEVSYLEIYCERVRDLLNPKSRGGLRVREHPLLGPYVQDLSRLAVASFADIADLMDSGNKARTVAATNMNETSSRSHAVFSIVFSQRRQDPLSELATEKVSRISLVDLAGSERADASGAKGIRLKEGANINKSLTTLGKVISALAEATSKKKKPEFIPYRDSVLTWLLKENLGGNSRTAMIAALSPADCSYEETLSTLRYADRTKQIRCHAVINEDPNARLIRELRREVTRLRELLSAQGLTDPSLTSSAPPSTAPPTLNGDPGLEPPLGPTEAMERLQETEKIIAELNETWEEKLRRTEALRLEREALLAEMGVALREDGGTVGVFSPKKTPHLVNLNEDPLMSECLLYHIKDGVTRVGRVDVDIKLSGPSIQDQHCLFRSCPDPSSGEAVVTLEPCEGAETYVNGKQVTEPVVLKSGNRLILGQNHVFRFTHPEQARRQREQGASPGPPLDWNLAQRELLEQQGIDMRLHRLQELQNQPQGDKEGSEQTQPPEAPVCPGPPPCPGPGCRPLPVPSVPSVVPSGPRRAGRREPLRVYQIPQRRRGPGTSSSSSSSSSSPALRISTEPSLEPALRLREEEEKDEGGEQVSEVEGLRLHLDRLAGILSEVRRQNSAKDEQIRALRDRVGQMERVIPIPLDDADDADPPPQDAPRDPSPCRPRPRADPPSPPGAAAARLCRLMEQDPAFRRGRLRWLRQEQARLMAGGGPQPLLQPPRRPPRFQQDPKLRFPFKSNPQHRLAWAGGEGDAPQADNSPLPSLQPPPHSGRPRRGSLDGGSPPPPRVRRQRSAPDLKARGQIP from the exons ATGGCGGGCGCCTCGGTGAAGGTGGCGGTGCGGGTCCGGCCCTTCAGCGCCAGGGAGAGCAGCCGCCAGGCCAAGTGTGTCATCCAGATGCGGGGGAACACCACCT gcATCACCAACCCCAAGCTCCCCAAGGACGGCACCAAACACTTCACCTTCGACTACTCCTACTGGTCCCACACCTCG GAGGAGGACCCCAACTTCGCCTCGCAGCGCCGCGTGTACCAGGACATCGGCGAGGAGATGCTGGCCCACGCCTTCGAGGGCTACAACGTCTGCATCCTCGCCTACGGCCAGACGGGCGCCGGCAAGTCCTACACCATGATGGGGCGGCAGGAGCCGGGGCAGCGCGGCATCATCCCGCAG CTCTGCGAGGATCTGTTCGCCCGCATGGCTCGGGAGGGGTCGCCGGAGCTGTCCTTCTCTGTGGAG GTGAGCTACCTGGAGATCTACTGCGAGCGCGTGCGGGACCTGCTGAACCCCAAGAGCCGCGGGGGGCTGCGGGTGCGGGAGCACCCCCTGCTCGGGCCCTACGTGCAGGACCTGTCCCGCCTGGCCGTGGCCTCCTTCGCCGACATCGCTGACCTCATGGACAGCGGCAACAAGGCCAG GACGGTGGCGGCCACCAACATGAACGAGACCAGCAGCCGCTCGCACGCCGTGTTCAGCATCGTGTTCAGCCAGCGCCGCCAGGACCCGCTCAGCGAGCTGGCCACTGAGAAG gtCAGCCGCATCTCCCTGGTGGACCTGGCGGGCAGCGAACGCGCCGACGCCTCGGGGGCCAAGGGCATCCGCCTCAAG gaaGGCGCCAACATCAACAAGTCCCTGACCACGCTGGGCAAGGTCATCTCTGCCCTGGCCGAGGCG ACCAGCAAGAAGAAGAAGCCGGAGTTCATCCCGTACCGGGACTCGGTGCTGACGTGGCTGCTGAAGGAGAACTTGG GAGGGAACTCACGCACAGCCATGATCGCAGCGCTGAGCCCGGCCGACTGCAGCTATGAGGAGACGCTGAGCACGCTGCG GTACGCGGACCGCACGAAGCAGATCCGGTGCCACGCAGTGATCAACGAGGACCCGAACGCGCGGCTGATCCGCGAGCTGCGCCGGGAGGTGacgcggctccgggagctgctCAGCGCGCAGG GCCTCACCGACCCCTCCCTCACCTCCAGCGCCCCCCCCAGCACGGCGCCCCCCACCCTCAATGGGGACCCGGGGCTGGAGCCCCCCCTGGGCCCCACCGAGGCCATGGAGCGGCTGCAg GAAACGGAAAAAATCATCGCCGAGCTGAACGAGACGtgggaggagaagctgagaCGGACGGAGGCGCTGAGGCTGGAGCG GGAAGCGCTGTTGGCCGAGATGGGGGTGGCTCTGCGCGAGGACGGCGGCACTGTCGGGGTGTTTTCCCCCAAAAAG ACCCCGCACCTGGTGAACCTCAACGAGGACCCCCTGATGTCCGAGTGCCTCCTGTACCACATCAAGGACGGCGTCACCAG GGTGGGACGGGTGGACGTGGACATCAAGCTCTCGGGACCGTCCATCCAGGACCAGCACTGCCTCTTCCGCAGCTGCCCCGACCCCTCCTCGGGGGAAG CTGTGGTGACGCTGGAGCCGTGTGAGGGGGCTGAGACCTACGTCAACGGGAAGCAGGTGACGGAGCCGGTGGTGCTCAAGTCGG GGAACAGGCTGATTTTGGGGCAGAACCACGTGTTCCGCTTCACGCACCCCGAGCAGGCGCGGCGGCAGCGTGAGCAGGGGGCGTCCCCAGGGCCCCCCCTGGACTGGAACCTGGcccagagggagctgctggagcagcagggcatcGACATGCGCCTGCATAG gctgcaggagctgcagaaccaACCCCAGGGGGACAAGGAGGGGTCGGAGCAGACACAG CCCCCCGAGGCCCCCGTGTGCCCCGGGCCCCCTCCGtgccccgggccgggctgccGGCCGCTCCCGGTGCCCTCAGTGCCCTCCGTGGTGCCctcggggccgcgccgggccgggcgccGGGAGCCGCTGCGCGTCTACCAGATCCCGCAGCGCCGCCGGGGACCGGggacatcatcatcatcatcgtcatcGTCATCATCGCCAGCCCTGAGGATCAGCACcgagcccagcctggagccgGCACTGCGGCTGcgcgaggaggaggagaaggatgaaGGCGGTGAGCAG GTGAGTGAGGTGGAGGGGCTGCGGCTGCACCTGGACAGGCTGGCCGGGATCCTGAGCGAGGTGCGGCGCCAGAATAGCGCCAAGGACGAGCAGATCCGAGCCCTGCGCGACCGCGTGGGGCAGATGGAACGCGTCATCCCCATCCCCCTG GACGACGCTGACGATGCCGATCCACCCCCCCAGGACGCTCCCCGGGACCCCTCCCCgtgccgcccccggccccgcgcggACCCGCCCTCGCccccgggggcggcggcggcacgGCTGTGCCGTTTGATGGAGCAGGACCCGGCGTTCCGGCGGGGGCGGCTGCGCTGGCTGCGCCAGGAGCAGGCGCGGCTGATGGCGGGCGGGGGTCcgcagcccctcctgcagcccccccgGCGCCCCCCGCGCTTCCAGCAGGACCCCAAGCTGCGCTTCCCCTTCAAGAGCAACCCCCAGCaccgcctggcctgggcaggggGCGAGGGGGACGCCCCCCAAGCTGACAACAGCCCCCTCCCCTCACTGCAGCCCCCTCCTCACTCGGGGCGGCCCCGCAGGGGGTCTCTGGATGGGGGGTCCCCGCCCCCGCCACGGGTCCGCCGCCAGCGCTCAGCTCCCGACCTGAAGGCGCGGGGTCAAATCCCTTAG